Part of the Arthrobacter sp. MMS18-M83 genome is shown below.
TTCCCCGGCTCCATGGCCGGCCGAGTCCAGGACCTCGCCGCGATCGTACAGCGCGATTGGAACGGCGACGCAACTGCCATCTGGACCCAGGACCGCCCTGACGGCCAGGAAGTGCTCCGCAGGTTGAAGGAATTGCCCGGCTTCGGCGAGCAAAAGGCAAAGATCTTCCTGGCGCTGCTTGGCAAGCAGCGCGGACTTCAGGCTACAGGCTGGCGTGAGGCTGCCGAGCCTTATGGCCGGGAGAGTGCGTTCCTTTCCGTCGCCGACATCGTGGACGCGGAGTCGCTGAGAAAAGTGCGCGCCAGCAAGCAGGCTGCCAAGGCCGCCATCAAAGCCGCGAAAACATCCGAACACTGAGCTGGAACCCGCGCGGGCGGGGCTTTGATCCCGCCCAAATCGTGCAACGCTAGTCGCATGGATCTTGAGGTGTCGCCCGCGCTGACGATTCCGACGTCGGAACTCAGTTGGCGGTTCTCGCGTTCGTCCGGACCCGGCGGTCAACACGTCAATACCTCGGACAGCCGCGTCGAACTCTCGTGGAATGTCGCGGACTCCGCGGCGCTTTCTGATGACCAGCGGCTGATTCTG
Proteins encoded:
- a CDS encoding HhH-GPD-type base excision DNA repair protein, whose translation is MELHITGDPAADQLLSDDAFALLIGMLLDQQVTMESAFAGPEKIRTRIGSMAPAAIAEYDPAGFVEIFKERPSVHRFPGSMAGRVQDLAAIVQRDWNGDATAIWTQDRPDGQEVLRRLKELPGFGEQKAKIFLALLGKQRGLQATGWREAAEPYGRESAFLSVADIVDAESLRKVRASKQAAKAAIKAAKTSEH